The proteins below are encoded in one region of Aeromonas veronii:
- a CDS encoding inorganic phosphate transporter, translated as MDIIANYGTTLVLVAALFGFLMAWGIGANDVANAMGTSVGTKSLTIRQAIIIAMIFEFAGAYLAGGEVTATIRNGIIDSNAFADTPDLLVLGMIASLLAAGLWLILASYFGWPVSTTHSIIGAIVGFAVVSIGPEAVQWNKFGGIVGSWVVTPAISGVIAYFMFISVQKLIFNTDDPLNNAKRYVPFYMFLTALVICLVTIKKGLTHVGLHLSNGEGILLSIAISIAVAFAGWLYIRGQKYNPQDDSKMHFANVEKVFGILMIITACAMAFAHGSNDVANAIGPLSAVASIVAAGGEIGGSSHIAWWILPLGGIGIVIGLATMGEKVMATVGTGITHLTPSRGFAAQLATAATVVIASGTGLPISTTQTLVGAVMGVGLARGIAALNLGVLRNIVVSWVITLPAGAILAIAIFYVLQACFS; from the coding sequence ATGGACATTATCGCAAATTACGGCACCACCCTGGTGCTCGTGGCGGCCTTGTTCGGCTTTTTGATGGCCTGGGGGATTGGTGCGAATGACGTCGCCAATGCCATGGGTACATCGGTCGGTACCAAATCCCTGACCATCCGTCAGGCGATCATCATCGCCATGATCTTCGAGTTTGCCGGTGCCTATCTGGCCGGTGGCGAAGTGACGGCTACCATCCGCAACGGCATCATCGACAGCAACGCCTTTGCCGACACGCCGGATCTGCTGGTGCTTGGCATGATTGCCTCCCTGCTGGCGGCGGGTCTGTGGCTGATCCTGGCCTCCTACTTCGGCTGGCCCGTCTCCACCACCCACTCCATCATCGGTGCCATCGTCGGCTTCGCCGTGGTGAGCATTGGCCCGGAAGCGGTGCAGTGGAACAAGTTCGGTGGCATCGTCGGCTCCTGGGTGGTGACACCCGCCATCTCGGGGGTGATCGCCTACTTCATGTTCATCAGCGTGCAGAAGCTCATCTTCAACACCGATGATCCCCTCAACAACGCCAAGCGTTATGTCCCCTTCTACATGTTCCTGACGGCCCTGGTCATCTGCCTGGTCACCATCAAGAAGGGGCTGACCCACGTCGGCCTGCACCTGAGCAATGGCGAGGGGATCCTGCTCTCCATCGCCATCTCCATCGCCGTGGCCTTTGCCGGCTGGCTCTACATTCGCGGTCAGAAGTACAACCCGCAGGATGACAGCAAGATGCACTTCGCCAACGTGGAGAAGGTGTTCGGCATCCTGATGATCATCACCGCCTGTGCCATGGCCTTCGCCCACGGTTCCAACGACGTGGCCAACGCCATCGGCCCGCTCTCCGCGGTCGCCTCCATCGTGGCGGCAGGCGGCGAGATCGGCGGCAGCTCCCACATCGCCTGGTGGATCCTGCCCCTTGGCGGCATAGGCATCGTCATCGGTCTGGCCACCATGGGTGAGAAGGTGATGGCGACCGTCGGCACCGGCATCACCCACCTGACCCCGAGCCGTGGCTTCGCCGCCCAGCTGGCCACCGCCGCCACCGTGGTGATCGCCTCCGGCACCGGCCTGCCCATCTCCACCACCCAGACCCTGGTGGGTGCCGTGATGGGGGTGGGTCTTGCCCGCGGCATTGCGGCCCTGAACCTCGGCGTACTGCGCAACATCGTGGTCTCCTGGGTCATCACCCTGCCCGCTGGCGCCATCCTGGCCATCGCCATCTTCTACGTGCTGCAGGCCTGCTTCTCTTAA
- a CDS encoding TIGR00153 family protein yields the protein MPVNTILGLFAKSPIKPLQKHIVKVHVCCEQLIPFFDAVAEDRWEDAEKIRQQIAQLEKEADILKREIRLKLPRGLFLPVARTDLLEMLTQQDKIANRAKDISGRMLGRKMEFPSEMRADFMAYLKRCIDATAQAEKAIGELDELLETGFKGREVEMVAEMIHQLDLIEDDTDTMQIGLRQQLQAVEHKYNPIDVMFLYKILEWVGDLADQAERVGARLELMLARS from the coding sequence ATGCCAGTAAATACTATCCTGGGACTTTTCGCGAAGTCCCCCATCAAGCCGCTGCAGAAGCATATCGTCAAGGTTCACGTGTGCTGTGAGCAGCTGATTCCGTTCTTTGATGCCGTTGCCGAAGACCGCTGGGAAGATGCCGAGAAGATCCGGCAGCAAATTGCCCAGCTGGAGAAAGAAGCGGACATTCTCAAACGTGAAATCCGTCTCAAGCTGCCCCGCGGCCTGTTCCTGCCGGTCGCCCGTACCGACCTGCTGGAGATGCTGACCCAGCAGGACAAGATTGCCAACCGTGCCAAGGATATCTCCGGCCGCATGCTTGGCCGTAAAATGGAATTCCCCTCCGAGATGCGTGCCGATTTCATGGCCTATCTCAAACGTTGTATCGATGCGACCGCCCAAGCCGAAAAAGCCATCGGAGAACTCGATGAGCTGCTCGAAACCGGCTTTAAAGGACGTGAAGTTGAAATGGTTGCCGAGATGATCCACCAGCTGGATCTCATCGAGGACGATACTGACACCATGCAGATCGGGCTTCGCCAACAGCTGCAAGCCGTTGAGCACAAATACAATCCGATCGACGTTATGTTCCTCTACAAGATCCTCGAATGGGTAGGTGACCTGGCTGATCAGGCCGAGCGCGTTGGCGCCCGTCTGGAATTGATGCTGGCTCGTTCGTAA
- a CDS encoding inorganic triphosphatase has translation MQTEIEIKFFVATDIQEQLSNLLNKLDIISASSASLGNVYFDTPKLALRRLDMGLRIRRSDDFSEQTIKCRGQAIGGLHARPEYNAPVSGELPTLATFPDEIWPDLAHRDGIQSRLVAQFKTDFVRRHWLIAFETAGQAAEIELAWDRGEIVGEQGRSVIDELELELKSGEASTLFALAAELAGLGGIRLGAQSKAQRGYRLAGLGKAMAPQSLPDLEGRDAEARIALGLQHWQHHEQLWLESDGTAKAQALSGLLEGVTLLKDAAATLVGSPAWLPALLTQHAWLAQWGGEEDALLARVHSADYVRLQLAISAWLHLGA, from the coding sequence ATGCAAACTGAGATCGAGATAAAATTTTTCGTCGCCACGGACATCCAGGAACAACTCTCCAACCTGCTGAATAAACTCGATATTATCTCCGCAAGCAGCGCTAGCCTCGGCAACGTCTACTTCGATACGCCAAAGCTTGCCCTGCGCAGGCTCGACATGGGACTGCGCATCCGCCGCAGCGACGATTTCTCCGAACAGACCATCAAGTGCCGGGGTCAGGCGATCGGGGGGTTGCATGCCCGCCCCGAGTACAATGCCCCGGTCAGCGGGGAGTTGCCGACCCTGGCAACCTTCCCCGACGAGATCTGGCCGGATCTCGCCCATCGTGATGGCATCCAGTCCCGGCTAGTGGCCCAGTTCAAAACGGATTTCGTGCGTCGTCACTGGTTGATCGCGTTTGAGACGGCGGGCCAGGCTGCCGAGATCGAGCTGGCCTGGGATCGGGGAGAGATAGTAGGGGAGCAGGGACGCAGCGTCATCGATGAGCTGGAGCTTGAGCTCAAGTCCGGCGAGGCGAGTACCCTGTTCGCCCTGGCAGCCGAGCTGGCCGGGTTGGGGGGCATCCGGTTGGGGGCCCAGTCCAAGGCCCAGCGTGGCTACCGGTTGGCGGGGCTCGGCAAGGCGATGGCGCCGCAATCTCTGCCGGATCTGGAGGGCCGGGATGCCGAGGCGCGCATCGCTCTCGGGTTGCAGCACTGGCAACATCACGAGCAGCTCTGGCTGGAGTCTGACGGCACGGCCAAGGCGCAGGCCCTGTCCGGTCTTCTGGAGGGGGTTACCCTGCTGAAGGATGCGGCAGCCACCTTGGTGGGATCCCCCGCCTGGTTGCCAGCCCTGCTGACCCAGCACGCCTGGTTGGCGCAATGGGGGGGAGAAGAGGACGCACTCCTTGCCCGAGTTCACAGCGCCGACTATGTGCGGCTGCAACTGGCCATCTCGGCCTGGCTGCATCTGGGGGCTTGA
- a CDS encoding glycine zipper 2TM domain-containing protein, with protein MFKRIAIVTLLAATTALTGCANSDVYSGDVYTKDRAKQVQTVSYGTIQSTRPVKIQADENSVLGTIGGAVVGGLLGSTIGGGRGSDIAAAGGAIAGAAAGKAAGDKLNQVDGVELEIKKENGESIVVVQKASPTFVPGARVRMTQGNGSINVAVVN; from the coding sequence ATGTTCAAACGTATCGCCATCGTCACCCTGCTGGCCGCGACCACCGCCCTCACTGGTTGTGCCAACAGCGACGTTTACTCCGGTGACGTCTACACCAAGGATCGCGCCAAGCAGGTCCAGACCGTCAGCTACGGCACCATACAGTCCACCCGCCCGGTCAAGATCCAGGCCGATGAGAACTCGGTACTCGGCACCATAGGTGGCGCCGTGGTCGGCGGCCTGCTAGGCAGCACCATAGGTGGCGGCCGGGGCAGCGACATCGCCGCCGCCGGTGGCGCCATCGCGGGCGCCGCGGCCGGCAAGGCGGCTGGCGACAAACTCAATCAGGTCGATGGGGTGGAACTCGAGATCAAGAAAGAGAACGGGGAATCCATCGTCGTGGTGCAAAAAGCCAGCCCCACCTTTGTGCCGGGGGCCCGTGTTCGCATGACCCAGGGCAACGGCAGCATCAACGTGGCCGTGGTGAACTGA
- a CDS encoding GNAT family N-acetyltransferase, producing the protein MHQPPLLRVARHTDMHAIGRLDVEVFGEDVYPPFFFRQAMDLWPDLLIVAERDGKLLGYALGGLGQDRSQGWLLSLAVLPEARGFGLAERMMVRVEQGLAALAATGVRLTVDPANPAQRLYFRLGYQQLAEEPGYFGPGEDRLLLEKPLP; encoded by the coding sequence ATGCACCAGCCCCCCCTATTGAGAGTGGCTCGCCACACCGACATGCACGCCATCGGGCGGCTCGACGTCGAGGTCTTTGGAGAAGATGTCTACCCTCCCTTCTTCTTTCGCCAGGCCATGGACTTGTGGCCGGATCTGCTGATCGTGGCCGAGCGGGATGGCAAGCTGCTGGGTTATGCCCTGGGCGGACTTGGACAGGATCGGTCGCAGGGCTGGTTGCTCTCTCTGGCCGTGCTGCCGGAAGCTCGTGGCTTCGGGCTCGCCGAACGGATGATGGTGCGAGTCGAACAGGGGCTGGCGGCACTGGCAGCGACAGGAGTCAGGCTGACCGTGGATCCGGCCAACCCGGCCCAGCGTCTCTACTTTCGTCTCGGCTACCAGCAGCTGGCAGAGGAGCCCGGCTATTTCGGCCCGGGGGAGGATCGCCTGCTGCTGGAGAAGCCCCTGCCATGA
- a CDS encoding nitrous oxide-stimulated promoter family protein: protein MNSEQPGTRRSARASQAPDHPRLRREQLTVSAMIRLYCNHHHQDPDCRHCRQLREFAHQRLRRCRYGQGHKPTCAKCDIHCYAPAMRKQIQQIMKWSGPRMLWHHPWLALRHLLDSRRKAPRRPHGRPLPP from the coding sequence ATGAACTCCGAACAGCCAGGCACTCGTCGCAGTGCCCGTGCCAGCCAGGCACCCGATCACCCCAGGCTCAGACGGGAGCAGTTGACGGTCAGCGCCATGATCCGCCTCTACTGCAACCACCATCATCAGGATCCCGACTGCCGGCATTGCCGCCAGCTGCGGGAGTTCGCCCACCAGCGGCTGCGTCGCTGCCGTTATGGTCAGGGCCACAAACCCACCTGCGCCAAGTGCGATATCCACTGTTATGCCCCCGCCATGCGCAAGCAGATCCAGCAGATCATGAAATGGAGCGGCCCCCGTATGCTGTGGCATCACCCCTGGCTCGCCCTGCGCCACCTGCTGGACAGCCGCCGCAAGGCACCCAGGCGTCCCCATGGCAGGCCACTGCCACCGTAA
- a CDS encoding aminopeptidase P family protein has product MNHFEIIETRVAQLRTTLATQELDAFIVPHDDEHLGEYIPAHAERLDWITGFNGSAGLAIILAQRAALFIDGRYTVQARMQAPAELFEFLHLNEDPHVQWLAEQLPAGARVGFDARLHSLAWYQNAKAVLADRGIELVRVDENPIDPLWIDRPVPAKSPVILYSEALAGQSSQSKREQLAMDLRKRGLDAVLLTQAEPINWLLNLRGRDVERLPVVLGFAVLYANATMDFFVDTDKIDCIAFSQHVGQDVSVYPIDKLGDVLQRIGEDQQKVLADPNTANAWTQLVMEEAGAILVAGQDPTMLPKACKNAVELAGMRAAHLRDGVAVTRFLAWLDRLVASGEFEGVDEGTLADQLESFRKEQDHYVEPSFDTISALGPNAAMCHYRHTNGVPRPFGQDSIYLVDSGAQYLDGTTDITRTLRVGEVTEEHKAMFTRVLQGHIALDQARFPRGTAGIQLDVLARMPLWQAGYNYDHGTGHGVGHFLSVHEGPQRIAPKGSLVALQPGMVLSNEPGYYREDAFGIRCENLVVVTELEARGELPMLGFERLTYVPFDIRLIDRSLLSQDEFRWINDYHVEVFRRLSPLLEGEDLVWLEQATSLI; this is encoded by the coding sequence ATGAATCATTTCGAGATTATTGAAACCCGCGTCGCCCAGCTCAGGACCACCCTGGCCACCCAGGAACTGGACGCCTTCATCGTCCCTCACGATGACGAGCACCTGGGGGAGTACATCCCCGCCCATGCCGAGCGGCTGGACTGGATCACGGGTTTCAACGGCTCCGCCGGCCTCGCCATCATCCTGGCGCAGCGGGCGGCCCTGTTCATCGACGGTCGTTACACTGTGCAGGCCCGCATGCAGGCACCCGCCGAACTGTTTGAATTCCTCCATCTGAATGAGGATCCCCACGTACAGTGGCTGGCGGAGCAACTGCCGGCCGGCGCCCGGGTCGGCTTCGACGCCCGCCTGCACAGCCTGGCCTGGTACCAGAACGCCAAGGCGGTGCTGGCGGATCGTGGCATCGAACTGGTGCGGGTGGACGAGAATCCCATCGACCCGCTCTGGATCGATCGCCCGGTGCCCGCCAAGAGCCCGGTCATCCTCTACAGCGAGGCGCTGGCGGGCCAGTCGAGCCAGTCCAAGCGCGAACAGCTGGCGATGGATCTACGCAAGCGCGGACTGGACGCAGTGCTGCTGACTCAAGCCGAGCCCATCAATTGGCTGCTCAACCTGCGTGGCCGCGACGTGGAGCGTCTGCCCGTGGTACTGGGCTTCGCGGTGCTCTACGCCAACGCCACCATGGATTTCTTCGTCGATACCGACAAGATCGACTGCATCGCCTTCAGCCAGCACGTGGGGCAGGATGTCTCCGTCTACCCCATCGACAAGCTGGGTGACGTGCTGCAGCGCATCGGGGAAGATCAACAGAAGGTGCTGGCCGACCCGAATACCGCCAACGCCTGGACCCAACTCGTGATGGAAGAAGCCGGTGCCATCCTGGTGGCCGGTCAGGATCCCACCATGCTGCCCAAGGCCTGCAAGAACGCCGTGGAGCTGGCCGGCATGCGCGCCGCCCACCTGCGCGATGGCGTCGCCGTTACCCGCTTCCTCGCCTGGCTGGACCGTCTGGTCGCCAGCGGTGAGTTCGAGGGCGTCGATGAAGGTACCCTGGCGGATCAGCTGGAGTCCTTCCGCAAGGAGCAGGATCACTATGTGGAGCCGAGCTTCGACACCATCTCGGCCCTTGGCCCCAACGCCGCCATGTGCCATTACCGCCACACCAACGGTGTGCCGCGCCCCTTCGGCCAGGACAGCATCTATCTGGTAGACTCCGGCGCCCAGTATCTGGACGGCACCACAGACATCACGCGCACCCTGCGGGTGGGCGAGGTGACCGAGGAGCACAAGGCCATGTTCACCCGGGTGCTGCAGGGCCACATCGCCCTGGATCAGGCCCGCTTCCCTCGCGGCACCGCCGGCATCCAGCTCGACGTGCTGGCCCGCATGCCCCTGTGGCAAGCCGGTTACAACTATGACCACGGTACCGGTCACGGGGTCGGCCACTTCCTGAGTGTGCATGAGGGTCCCCAGCGCATCGCGCCCAAGGGCAGCCTGGTGGCGCTGCAACCAGGCATGGTGCTCTCCAACGAACCGGGCTACTACCGCGAGGACGCCTTCGGCATTCGCTGCGAGAACCTGGTGGTGGTGACCGAGCTGGAGGCGCGGGGCGAGCTGCCGATGCTGGGCTTCGAGCGACTGACCTATGTGCCGTTCGACATCCGCCTCATCGATCGCAGCCTGCTGAGCCAGGATGAGTTCCGCTGGATCAACGACTACCACGTGGAAGTCTTCCGCCGTCTGAGCCCGCTGCTGGAAGGTGAAGATCTCGTCTGGCTGGAGCAGGCGACCAGTCTCATCTGA
- a CDS encoding GntR family transcriptional regulator — protein MSPPYKTRTQMVMENLRGRILRGEFPAGAPLRQDAIARELAVSRIPVREALMQLEAQGLVKFEAHRGAVVTMLDASAIDELFYLRALLEADTLFHAVDMMTEETFAKAQAILAQFDLALESGTQVEHWAELNHSFHATLYQAANRPQALELIAQINLSCDRYVRFELLFAQGGVDKAEREHAQLLALCRERRKHEAVVLLRQHIEAAGQSIKQILASSQSQ, from the coding sequence ATGAGCCCACCCTACAAGACCCGCACCCAGATGGTGATGGAGAACCTGCGCGGCCGGATCCTGCGCGGCGAGTTCCCCGCCGGCGCCCCCCTGCGCCAGGACGCCATCGCCAGGGAGCTGGCGGTGAGCCGGATCCCGGTGCGAGAAGCCCTGATGCAGCTGGAAGCCCAGGGGTTGGTGAAGTTCGAGGCCCATCGCGGCGCCGTGGTGACCATGCTGGACGCCTCGGCCATCGACGAGCTCTTTTATTTGCGAGCCCTGCTGGAAGCCGATACCCTGTTCCACGCCGTCGACATGATGACGGAGGAGACCTTCGCCAAGGCGCAAGCCATCCTGGCCCAGTTCGATCTGGCGCTGGAGTCCGGTACCCAGGTCGAGCACTGGGCCGAGTTGAACCACAGTTTTCACGCCACCCTCTATCAGGCCGCCAATCGCCCCCAGGCGCTGGAGCTCATCGCCCAGATCAACCTGAGCTGCGATCGCTACGTGCGCTTCGAGCTGCTGTTTGCCCAGGGTGGCGTGGACAAGGCCGAGCGCGAGCACGCCCAGTTGCTGGCGCTGTGTCGCGAACGCCGCAAGCACGAGGCGGTCGTCCTGCTCAGGCAACATATCGAGGCGGCTGGCCAGTCGATCAAACAGATCCTGGCGAGCAGTCAATCCCAGTGA
- the pckA gene encoding phosphoenolpyruvate carboxykinase (ATP): MTIVAEPTLAQQLKLDQYGIKNSQEIVRNPSYEQLFAEETRPDLEGFERGVVTELGAVNVNTGIFTGRSPKDKYIVKDGTTQNTVWWSDQGKNDNKAITPEVWSHLKSLVTQQLSGKRLFVVDGYCGANPDTRLAVRIITEVAWQAHFVKNMFIRPSEEELKTFKPDFVVMNGAKCTNPNWKEQGLNSENFVAFNMTEKMQLIGGTWYGGEMKKGMFSMMNYFLPLRGIASMHCSANVGQDGDVAIFFGLSGTGKTTLSTDPKRQLIGDDEHGWDDNGVFNFEGGCYAKTIKLSEEAEPDIYHAIRRDALLENVTVAADGTIDFDDGSRTENTRVSYPIYHIENIVKPVSKAGHATKVIFLTADAFGVLPPVAKLTKEQTKYHFLSGFTAKLAGTERGITEPTPTFSSCFGAAFLSLHPTKYGQELVKRMEAAGAEAYLVNTGWNGTGKRISIKDTRAIIDAILDGSIEQAQTKVLPIFNLEVPTALPGVNTEILDPRDTYANKADWDTKAVDLAGRFIKNFERFTDNDEGKRLVAAGPQL, from the coding sequence ATGACTATCGTGGCAGAACCCACCCTGGCCCAACAACTGAAACTGGACCAGTACGGTATCAAAAACAGCCAAGAAATCGTTCGCAACCCCTCTTATGAGCAGCTCTTCGCCGAAGAGACCCGCCCAGACCTGGAAGGATTCGAACGTGGCGTCGTCACCGAGCTGGGCGCCGTCAACGTCAATACCGGCATCTTCACCGGTCGTTCCCCGAAAGATAAATATATCGTCAAAGACGGCACTACCCAGAATACTGTGTGGTGGTCTGACCAGGGTAAGAACGATAACAAGGCCATTACCCCGGAAGTGTGGTCACATCTGAAATCCCTGGTGACCCAACAGCTCTCCGGCAAGCGCCTGTTCGTGGTGGACGGTTATTGCGGCGCCAACCCGGACACCCGTCTGGCAGTGCGCATCATCACCGAGGTGGCCTGGCAGGCACACTTCGTGAAGAACATGTTCATTCGCCCGAGTGAGGAAGAACTCAAGACCTTCAAGCCGGACTTCGTGGTGATGAACGGTGCCAAGTGCACCAACCCGAATTGGAAAGAACAGGGCCTCAACTCCGAGAACTTCGTCGCCTTCAACATGACCGAGAAGATGCAGCTCATCGGTGGCACCTGGTACGGTGGCGAGATGAAGAAGGGCATGTTCTCCATGATGAACTACTTCCTGCCCCTGCGCGGCATCGCCTCCATGCACTGCTCCGCCAACGTGGGTCAGGACGGCGATGTGGCCATCTTCTTCGGCCTGTCCGGCACCGGCAAGACCACCCTCTCCACCGATCCCAAGCGCCAGCTGATCGGCGATGACGAGCACGGCTGGGACGACAACGGCGTGTTCAACTTCGAGGGGGGCTGCTACGCCAAGACCATCAAGCTCTCCGAAGAGGCTGAGCCGGACATCTACCACGCCATCCGTCGCGATGCGCTGCTGGAGAACGTGACGGTCGCGGCCGACGGCACCATCGACTTCGACGACGGCTCCCGCACCGAGAACACCCGGGTCTCCTACCCCATCTACCACATCGAGAACATTGTCAAGCCGGTCTCCAAGGCAGGTCACGCCACCAAGGTGATCTTCCTGACCGCCGATGCCTTCGGGGTACTGCCCCCGGTCGCCAAGCTTACCAAGGAGCAGACCAAGTACCACTTCCTGTCCGGCTTCACTGCCAAGCTGGCGGGCACCGAGCGTGGCATCACAGAGCCGACGCCGACCTTCTCCTCCTGCTTCGGCGCAGCCTTCCTCAGCCTGCACCCGACCAAGTACGGTCAGGAGCTGGTGAAGCGGATGGAAGCGGCAGGGGCCGAGGCCTACTTGGTCAACACCGGCTGGAACGGCACCGGCAAGCGCATCTCCATCAAGGACACCCGCGCCATCATCGACGCCATCCTTGACGGTTCCATCGAGCAGGCGCAGACCAAGGTGCTGCCAATCTTCAACCTGGAGGTGCCGACCGCACTGCCGGGGGTGAACACCGAGATCCTCGACCCGCGCGATACCTACGCGAATAAGGCCGACTGGGATACCAAGGCGGTGGATCTGGCAGGGCGCTTCATCAAGAACTTCGAACGCTTCACCGACAACGACGAAGGCAAGCGTCTGGTGGCGGCGGGTCCGCAGCTGTAA
- the hslO gene encoding Hsp33 family molecular chaperone HslO produces MSNQDLLYRYLFEEYEVRGELVQLDSTYRHIVEAQSYPVQVQTLLGELLVATSLLTATLKFEGSITVQLQGDGPVRLAVINGDHNQQLRGVARYEGKLPEDGKLQSLIGNGQLVITITPDQGERYQGIIALEADTLAGCLEQYFAQSEQLATRLWIRTGHHEGQPRAAGILLQELPAQSEDHSADFEHLEQLTSTIKDEELLGLEAEEILYRLYHQDKVRVFDPQAIEFRCTCSRARCEGALLQIGKEEAMAMVQDLGKIDMHCDYCGAEYPFDGIDVETLFSRAPGNDANKLH; encoded by the coding sequence ATGAGTAACCAAGATCTCCTGTATCGCTATCTGTTCGAAGAGTACGAAGTCCGCGGGGAGCTGGTCCAGCTGGACAGCACCTACCGCCACATCGTGGAAGCCCAGAGCTATCCGGTGCAGGTGCAAACGCTGTTGGGTGAACTGCTGGTCGCCACCAGCCTGCTGACCGCCACCCTCAAGTTTGAAGGCTCCATCACGGTGCAACTGCAAGGGGACGGCCCGGTGCGCCTGGCGGTGATCAACGGCGATCACAACCAGCAACTGCGCGGCGTGGCCCGTTATGAAGGGAAGTTGCCGGAGGATGGCAAGCTGCAGAGCCTGATCGGCAACGGCCAGCTGGTGATCACCATCACCCCGGATCAGGGTGAGCGCTATCAGGGCATCATTGCCCTCGAGGCCGACACCCTGGCAGGCTGCCTCGAGCAGTACTTCGCCCAATCCGAGCAGCTCGCCACCCGGCTCTGGATCCGCACCGGCCATCACGAAGGCCAGCCCCGCGCCGCCGGGATCCTGCTGCAGGAACTGCCGGCCCAGAGCGAGGATCACAGCGCCGATTTCGAGCATCTGGAACAGCTCACCAGCACCATCAAGGATGAAGAGCTGCTTGGTCTGGAAGCCGAGGAGATCCTCTATCGCCTCTATCACCAGGACAAGGTACGGGTGTTCGATCCCCAGGCCATCGAGTTCCGCTGCACCTGCTCCCGTGCCCGTTGTGAAGGGGCCTTGCTGCAGATCGGTAAAGAGGAGGCGATGGCCATGGTGCAGGATCTCGGCAAGATCGACATGCACTGTGACTATTGCGGCGCCGAGTACCCATTCGATGGGATCGACGTCGAAACCCTGTTCAGCAGGGCTCCCGGTAATGATGCAAACAAGTTACACTAA